The sequence GAGAGGGACCAGAATATGACGGAAGCGCGATTGTGATCCCGCGCAATGGACTCCCGCAGTTGCTGTTGCGCATTCGTTAGTGTGGCCGGATTCTTCCATGAGATGTCCCAGTAGACGGGGATCTCCGACCAGACGAGCAGTCCCATGCGGTCTGCCATCCGTATTTCATTTTCATTGTGTGGATAGTGCGCCAGGCGGACGAAGTTGCACCCCAGGTCTTTGGCCCATCCGAAAAGAGTCTGTGCGTCTTCTTCGCTATACGCGCGTCCGCCTCGAAGGGGTGCCTCTTCGTGTATCGAAATTCCGCGCAGAAATACGGGCTTGCCGTTCAGCAGGATCTGCGTCCCACGTGTCTCGATGGTGCGAAATCCGATGCGATCATGGACGGTTTCTCCGCCCGATGAGACGGCAACGTCGTACAACTTTGGATTCTCCGGAGACCACAGTTGCAGCGAAGCTGGAAAATGGAATTCGGCGCGGCCGGTGGCGTCCGCAGTTACTGCGTGCTTCCATCCTGCTTCGGGGATCTCCACTACCACCTGCTGACCGGCTCGCTGATCGCCATCAAGCTGAGCCCAACCAGCAATTTCATTGGCTGATCTCTTGGCGGACTGAATCCAGTAGTCGCGAACGAATATTTCTGGTGTTTCTACGAGCAACACGTCGCGCGTCATGCCGCCGTAGTTCCACCAGTCGGTGCGTAACGATGGAACTGCGTCGGGGCGGCGAGTATCGTCGGCCTCTACCACCAGAAAATTGTCGCCGTCCTTCAGGAGGCTCGTGATTTCGAAGTTGAAAGGAGTAAAACCGCCCTCGTGCTCGCCCAACTTCTGACCATTCAGATAGACGCGCGCCAGAGAATTGACTGCTCCGAAATAGACGAAGGCGCGCGTGTGGGCACGCTTCTTGTACGCAAATGACTTCTCGTACCAGACTGGACCTTCATAAAAGTGCAGTTTCTCTTTTTGTGTGTTCCAGTCGCCGGGCACATTGAGCGTCTCGGAGGAATCGAAGTCGTACTCGACGAGGTCGCTGCGGTCTTTGGGCTTTCGATTCTTGTAGTACTGCGCCTCGAGGCCTGACTCCAGGGGGTCGATGATGATGTGCCATGCCCCGTTCAGGCTGATATTCGTGCGCCCGGAAGGATTGTTGATCAGGGGCGCCGGCGTCGTTTGAGCTGAGGTTAATGTGACGAGGACGGCGACAAACAAGAAGTAGCGCATGGGTTTTGAAGCGTCAAGAATACACCCTTGCCTCGGCTTCCCACGCCGGGTCCCATGCTACAAACTTCCGGGTTTCACGTCCTATTTTGTTGCGAGAGGCGCCGGCTCTTCCACGCTGGCTTCGCGTAGAAATCGGGCGGCTTCTTCCGGCGGGGTTGGGTT is a genomic window of Acidobacteriota bacterium containing:
- a CDS encoding beta-glucuronidase, which translates into the protein MRYFLFVAVLVTLTSAQTTPAPLINNPSGRTNISLNGAWHIIIDPLESGLEAQYYKNRKPKDRSDLVEYDFDSSETLNVPGDWNTQKEKLHFYEGPVWYEKSFAYKKRAHTRAFVYFGAVNSLARVYLNGQKLGEHEGGFTPFNFEITSLLKDGDNFLVVEADDTRRPDAVPSLRTDWWNYGGMTRDVLLVETPEIFVRDYWIQSAKRSANEIAGWAQLDGDQRAGQQVVVEIPEAGWKHAVTADATGRAEFHFPASLQLWSPENPKLYDVAVSSGGETVHDRIGFRTIETRGTQILLNGKPVFLRGISIHEEAPLRGGRAYSEEDAQTLFGWAKDLGCNFVRLAHYPHNENEIRMADRMGLLVWSEIPVYWDISWKNPATLTNAQQQLRESIARDHNRASVIFWSLSNETPVKPERTEFLRRLADQARELDSTRLITSALNHVDDDGPDRRVLNDPAGKFLDVLGLNEYFGWYYGRPEDADRQQWSSKFDKPLIVSEFGGEAPQGRHGDSAARWTEEYQSNLFVHQLTMVDKIPGLAGLSPWLLVDFRSPRRPLPGIQDYFNRKGLLSDKGQRKQAFFVLQKYYREKEEHTRTDTTKK